A single region of the Labeo rohita strain BAU-BD-2019 chromosome 3, IGBB_LRoh.1.0, whole genome shotgun sequence genome encodes:
- the rmi2 gene encoding recQ-mediated genome instability protein 2 — protein sequence MMGTSFLSADRARSPPVKVLSSQLREGKESQTASGKSEYVIRRLGPGEQRSLQVSVVWMQGTVLEVQSDLNTALILDETGNFVVSGINNVPKGKPCLSPGKYVMVMGVIQSHNPEPLLRAVKMADLSENALIHRKNWIYEVEDLQQILP from the exons ATGATGGGAACCAGCTTTCTGAGTGCAGACAGAGCTCGCAGTCCGCCGGTGAAAGTGTTGTCCAGCCAGCTGCGTGAAGGCAAAGAGTCCCAGACAGCAAGCGGGAAATCAGAGTATGTTATCAGACGACTGGGTCCCGGTGAACAGCGCTCGTTACAGGTGTCTGTGGTCTGGATGCAGGGGACTGTGCTGGAGGTGCAGTCCGATCTAAACACAGCGCTCATCCTGGACGAGACCGGGAACTTTGTCGTCAGCGGCATTAACAACGTGCCGAAAGGAAAACCCTGTCTGAGTCCTG gtAAATACGTCATGGTTATGGGTGTCATCCAGTCACACAATCCAGAGCCGTTGCTGCGCGCTGTGAAGATGGCAGATCTTTCTGAAAACGCTTTGATTCACAGGAAAAACTGGATCTATGAAGTAGAAGATCTCCAGCAGATTTTgccataa